Proteins from a single region of Macrotis lagotis isolate mMagLag1 chromosome 2, bilby.v1.9.chrom.fasta, whole genome shotgun sequence:
- the LOC141511482 gene encoding LOW QUALITY PROTEIN: glutathione S-transferase LANCL1-like (The sequence of the model RefSeq protein was modified relative to this genomic sequence to represent the inferred CDS: substituted 1 base at 1 genomic stop codon) translates to MAERAFSNPCPDYSKAQASAYCDSSGRFTPEFSQRINSKIQELLQQMELGLKSADCQDCTIYTGWAGIALLYLHLYNVCGDPGYLQMSHEYIKKSLCSLSKRTITFLCGDAGPLAVGAVVYHKMGSEKQVENCISRLLNLIKLDPRAPDEMLYGXMGYIYSLLFVNKYFGQGKIPQQHIQQVCDMVLSSGETLARKRNFSSRTPLMYEWYQEYYVGAAHRLAGIYYFLMQPSLQVSQVKLHNVIKPSIDYVCELKFPSGNYPPCVDDTRDLLVHWCHGAPGVIYMLTEAYTVFNEKYLNDALKCADVIWYGLLKKGYGLCHGVAGNAYAFLTLYNLTCDMTYLYRACKFAEWCLDYGEHGCRTPDTPFSLFEGMAGTIYFLSVLLVPAKARFPAFEL, encoded by the coding sequence ATGGCAGAGAGGGCATTCTCCAACCCCTGCCCGGACTACAGCAAGGCGCAGGCCTCGGCTTACTGCGACTCTTCAGGGAGGTTTACTCCTGAGTTCTCACAGCGTATAAACAGTAAGATTCAAGAGCTTCTTCAACAAATGGAACTTGGCCTAAAGTCAGCTGACTGTCAGGACTGCACCATCTACACTGGATGGGCAGGTATTGCTTTACTGTACTTACATCTATATAATGTCTGTGGAGACCCAGGCTACCTTCAGATGTCCCATGAATACATAAAAAAGAGCTTATGTTCCCTGTCCAAGCGTACCATCACCTTTCTCTGTGGGGATGCTGGCCCTTTAGCAGTAGGAGCTGTGGTGTACCACAAGATGGGCAGTGAGAAGCAGGTCGAGAACTGCATCAGTCGCCTTTTAAACCTGATTAAGCTTGACCCCCGAGCTCCTGATGAAATGCTCTATGGATGAATGGGTTACATCTATTCTTTGCTTTTTGTGAACAAGTACTTTGGACAAGGAAAGATACCTCAGCAACATATTCAACAGGTTTGTGATATGGTACTATCATCAGGTGAGACTCTTGCCAGGAAGAGAAACTTCTCTTCCAGGACACCACTGATGTATGAATGGTATCAAGAATATTATGTAGGGGCTGCCCACAGACTGGCAGGTATTTACTACTTCTTGATGCAGCCTAGCCTTCAGGTAAGCCAAGTGAAGTTGCATAATGTCATCAAACCCAGTATAGACTACGTTTGTGAGCTGAAATTTCCTTCTGGCAACTACCCTCCATGTGTGGATGATACCAGAGATCTCCTTGTTCATTGGTGCCATGGGGCCCCTGGAGTTATCTACATGCTCACCGAGGCTTACACGGTATTCAATGAGAAGTATCTTAATGATGCCTTGAAGTGTGCTGATGTGATCTGGTATGGGTTACTCAAGAAAGGATATGGGCTCTGCCACGGTGTTGCTGGCAATGCATATGCCTTCCTAACATTATACAATCTCACCTGTGACATGACATATCTGTATAGAGCTTGTAAGTTTGCTGAGTGGTGCCTAGACTACGGTGAGCATGGTTGCAGGACTCCTGATACACCTTTCTCCCTCTTTGAAGGTATGGCTGgaacaatttatttcctttctgtgcTGCTCGTTCCAGCAAAAGCCAGATTCCCAGCTTTCGAGTTATAA